A genome region from Eremothecium gossypii ATCC 10895 chromosome VII, complete sequence includes the following:
- the AKL1 gene encoding serine/threonine protein kinase AKL1 (Syntenic homolog of Saccharomyces cerevisiae YBR059C (AKL1)), which produces MSKRHTGEQSSPTEPVPGTGALTGPLEMLQAGSTVLVGVHQVEVIEYLAEGGFAHIYKVSFVGYTNELDRQDRILQPGDTVCLKRVRVSDENGLNELRNEVEVMKKLRNCSNIVQYYDSNASRLGDGKPGYEVLLLMELCPNGSLLDYMNQRLATKLSEAEVLKIMYDITVGLSHMHYQRTPLIHRDIKIENVLVDADNNFKLCDFGSTSPCLPAVASHQEIAMLMNNIYVHTTPQYRSPEMIDLYRCLPINEKSDIWALGIFLYKLLFYTTPFELTGQFAILHSKYEIPRNSFSSKLINLVIIMLAENPYLRPNVYQVMYHICSMMECEVKIDDLYGQGPYNFDMYGRYQEKLQRLQYDMLMSHQLAQRGIINTDKVNDLFISTFECAPKQPMVMGQNAVAQQQIFVAPPSTNTSMPVDMQQSLPKPLDHNGPNAHGGLDSLQKLPKSADVGNYPVAETHMHMYADAQKNYIQVPRKEVMMQHTDRSVLSDHSGNGTSTPSLPGSCPVQHEQLANTPKSKQYKKNNPFPKMAKQDFVHDTYDESDEHSPGDDPAPASKPVDSMIPSVPATVTPMVSVQRDRSFQHIQPGQIPENVRECEPESEVEMDLSHKIQNCNLDQQQSLQAQDLKLQQILLHQQQLQHRQYQQQNDNRQQHAQRLHDQMPHQQRQQLPLQMHLRPQHPCSNNVPLHKTLAEQAYQLSDSTQPQPQPQYQAYYVDRKTAVPFQTYSNAYTQNQHVFPQQSSRGTYGTSDRIQNGSNQLIEFSSPDKSANDAQLDLTYNQINLSKPNSVGGGDPSENASVELNGSGSSVLTNESIAMELPNAEERPVPPSTSGATQPAENIHSRQESDSYHDREDSRHVTGHVPRRSLELDFQEIDLSSSPTPVSASKTSSKAHLQPNRSGTANCGTSNSSSVVSGVRKSFHRGRKSVDLDVSKKESKEEPTNSGSGKRRSIFGVFKS; this is translated from the coding sequence ATGAGCAAGAGACACACAGGAGAACAAAGCTCGCCCACGGAGCCCGTTCCGGGCACCGGGGCGCTCACAGGGCCATTGGAGATGCTGCAGGCAGGCAGTACAGTCCTTGTCGGTGTGCACCAGGTCGAGGTGATTGAATACCTGGCGGAGGGGGGGTTTGCGCACATTTACAAGGTGTCTTTTGTTGGGTACACGAACGAGCTCGACAGGCAAGACCGGATCCTGCAGCCAGGCGACACAGTGTGTCTCAAGCGCGTGCGTGTGAGCGACGAGAACGGACTGAATGAGCTGCGCAACGAGGTGGAAGTGATGAAAAAGCTACGTAATTGCAGTAACATCGTGCAGTACTACGACTCGAATGCGTCGCGCCTGGGGGATGGGAAGCCGGGCTATGAGGTGCTCCTTCTGATGGAGCTCTGCCCCAATGGATCGCTGCTTGACTACATGAACCAGCGGCTGGCGACCAAGTTGTCGGAAGCGGAAGTGCTGAAGATCATGTATGACATCACCGTGGGTCTCTCGCACATGCACTACCAGCGCACACCGCTGATCCACCGCGACATCAAGATTGAGAACGTGCTGGTGGACGCAGACAACAACTTCAAACTGTGCGACTTTGGGTCCACGTCTCCATGTTTGCCGGCGGTCGCCAGTCACCAGGAGATCGCGATGCTCATGAACAACATATATGTGCACACCACGCCACAGTATCGGTCGCCGGAGATGATTGATTTATACCGCTGTCTGCCGATCAATGAAAAGTCGGACATCTGGGCCTTGGGGATTTTTCTGTACAAGCTGCTCTTTTATACTACACCATTTGAATTGACAGGTCAGTTTGCAATCTTACACTCCAAGTATGAAATACCGCGGAATAGCTTCTCGTCCAAACTAATCAATTTGGTGATCATTATGCTGGCTGAGAATCCTTATTTGCGTCCGAATGTGTACCAAGTGATGTATCATATTTGCTCTATGATGGAATGCGAAGTCAAAATAGACGACCTCTATGGCCAGGGGCCATACAATTTTGATATGTATGGGCGATACCAAGAAAAGCTACAACGCCTGCAATATGATATGTTGATGTCTCACCAGCTGGCGCAGAGGGGGATTATCAACACTGACAAAGTAAATGATCTTTTTATTAGCACCTTTGAGTGCGCTCCGAAGCAACCAATGGTAATGGGCCAGAATGCCGTGGCACAGCAACAGATTTTCGTTGCGCCACCATCCACGAATACCTCCATGCCAGTCGATATGCAGCAGTCCTTACCGAAGCCTTTGGATCATAATGGACCTAACGCGCATGGGGGTTTAGATTCATTGCAGAAATTACCAAAATCAGCGGATGTTGGCAATTATCCTGTTGCGGAAACCCATATGCATATGTATGCTGACGCCCAGAAAAATTATATCCAGGTTCCAAGGAAGGAGGTTATGATGCAGCATACAGATCGCTCTGTATTGTCTGATCATTCCGGCAATGGTACATCTACTCCATCATTACCTGGCTCCTGCCCCGTTCAACATGAACAACTTGCTAACACACCAAAGTCCAAACAGTATAAGAAAAACAATCCCTTCCCTAAAATGGCTAAACAGGACTTCGTGCACGACACCTACGATGAGAGCGACGAGCACTCGCCGGGCGATGATCCTGCCCCAGCAAGCAAGCCTGTTGACAGTATGATCCCCTCTGTCCCAGCTACCGTAACGCCTATGGTGTCCGTCCAGCGCGACCGCTCTTTCCAGCATATCCAGCCAGGTCAGATTCCAGAAAACGTGCGCGAATGCGAGCCAGAAAGTGAGGTTGAGATGGATTTGAGCCATAAAATCCAAAACTGTAACTTGGATCAGCAGCAGTCTCTCCAGGCTCAGGACCTcaagctgcagcagatTCTCCTCCATCAGCAACAACTCCAGCATCGACAATACCAACAACAGAATGATAATCGCCAGCAGCATGCACAGCGTTTGCATGACCAGATGCCACATCAACAGCGGCAGCAATTGCCGCTCCAAATGCATTTGCGGCCGCAGCACCCGTGTAGTAACAATGTGCCGTTGCATAAGACGTTGGCGGAACAGGCTTACCAACTTTCCGATTCCACAcagccgcagccgcagccgcaATATCAAGCCTACTATGTTGATAGGAAGACGGCTGTGCCCTTCCAAACTTACAGCAACGCCTACACCCAAAATCAGCACGTGTTCCCTCAGCAGTCTTCAAGAGGCACTTACGGTACCTCTGACAGAATACAGAATGGCAGCAACCAACTCATAGAATTTTCGTCGCCTGATAAGTCTGCGAACGATGCACAATTGGATCTGACTTATAACCAGATTAACCTGTCGAAACCAAACTCTgtcggcggcggcgaccCCAGCGAAAACGCCAGTGTCGAGTTGAACGGCTCCGGTAGCAGCGTTCTAACGAACGAGAGTATCGCAATGGAATTACCCAATGCCGAAGAGAGACCAGTGCCCCCCTCGACGTCCGGCGCCACGCAGCCCGCTGAAAACATTCATTCTCGCCAAGAGAGTGATAGCTACCATGACCGAGAAGACAGTCGCCATGTGACTGGCCACGTTCCCAGGCGCTCTCTTGAGCTGGACTTCCAGGAAATTGATCTGTCTTCCTCTCCAACGCCGGTTTCTGCGTCCAAGACATCCTCGAAGGCACATCTACAGCCAAACCGCTCTGGCACGGCCAACTGTGGCACAAGTaacagcagcagcgtcgTGAGCGGCGTGCGCAAGTCCTTCCACAGAGGGAGGAAATCAGTCGACTTGGATGTCTCGAAGAAAGAGTCGAAAGAAGAACCCACCAACTCAGGTTCCGGTAAGAGGCGTTCGATTTTTGGTGTCTTCAAGAGTTAA
- the ORC2 gene encoding origin recognition complex subunit 2 (Syntenic homolog of Saccharomyces cerevisiae YBR060C (ORC2)): MRAREIFSARRGPAWSGAEPRMDGQDAEAGAPADIVAHADLGVAPAGAGAPSSKFLRFYRAATARSRRASGRRGRASPRRGGAADSSVDEGATAVPSSRDAAEEESPRRKQPVRVPQTPAKLAAPALEADDSDGFVTARSTPLRSPRRQLTFSSPSKSPRKTRKQDVLLAQVPSFKLDPGFVPAAVPKGYRLPEDRNLTYFFDGFEGYIDQKKPIRAHKKSRNSMAIAPSVSRDEFRLLSGALNGFMHQTPRAVLTGHQQRLFPQYWFEVMQGFTLLFYGIGSKRRFLETLVFEYLSPKLALSGAPEGADVEGVPCVVINGFNPACNYRDCFQSIAAYMLPDELRHAETKYWHNHVHLQIQKMVEHWAAQPPQVQMVVLVHNLDGPMLRKDPFQQMLSSLARIRQIAIVASVDHIHAPLLWDSLRAQLYNFVFHDVTNYEPYAIEAAFQESVRLNRSELQAGSIDAARYVLASLTANSKRLFRLLLETVVANMQSAKRIKLTNSRRAGISFGVPFSAFYQACAAQFVASNEMSLRSMLREFVEHKMAHLAKDKAGQEIVYVNYSFGEMQKLLSDALSSV, encoded by the coding sequence ATGCGGGCTCGAGAAATTTtcagcgcgcggcgcgggccTGCCTGGTCGGGCGCAGAGCCCAGGATGGACGGCCAGGACGCAGAAGCAGGGGCCCCGGCCGACATCGTGGCGCACGCGGACCTGGGCGTGGcgccggcgggcgcgggcgcgcccAGCAGCAAGTTTCTGCGCTTCTACCGCGCGGCGACCGCGCGCTCGCGGCGCGCATCAGgcaggcgcggccgcgcgtCGCCCCGGCGCGGGGGCGCGGCCGACAGCAGCGTGGACGAGGGCGCCACGGCAGTGCCGAGCAGCAGGGACGCCGCAGAGGAGGAGAGCCCGCGGCGCAAGCAGCCTGTGCGCGTGCCGCAGACGCCGGCGAAGCTagccgcgccggcgctggagGCAGACGACAGCGACGGGTTTGTGACGGCGCGTAGCACGCCGCTGCGCTcgccgcggcgccagcTGACGTTCTCGTCGCCGAGCAAGTCGCCGCGCAAGACCCGCAAGCAGGACGTGCTGCTCGCGCAGGTGCCGAGCTTCAAGCTGGACCCCGGCTTCGTGCCTGCAGCGGTGCCGAAGGGGTACCGCCTGCCGGAGGACCGCAACCTGACGTACTTCTTCGATGGGTTCGAGGGCTACATCGACCAGAAGAAGCCGATCCGCGCGCACAAGAAGTCGCGCAACTCGATGGCGATCGCGCCGAGTGTGTCGCGCGACGAGTTCCGGCTCCTGAGCGGCGCGCTCAACGGCTTCATGCACCagacgccgcgcgcggtgctgacggggcaccagcagcggctgTTTCCGCAGTACTGGTTCGAGGTGATGCAGGGCTTCACTCTTCTGTTCTACGGCATCGGCTCGAAGCGCCGCTTCCTCGAGACGCTCGTGTTCGAGTACCTGTCACCCAAGCTGGCGCTGTCTGGCGCGCCCGAAGGCGCGGACGTCGAGGGCGTGCCCTGTGTGGTGATCAACGGCTTCAACCCCGCGTGCAACTACCGCGACTGCTTCCAGAGCATCGCCGCCTACATGCTGCCCGACGAGCTGCGGCACGCAGAAACCAAGTACTGGCACAACCACGTGCACCTGCAGATCCAGAAGATGGTCGAGCACTgggccgcgcagccgccgcaggtCCAGATGGTCGTGCTGGTGCACAACCTGGACGGGCCGATGCTGCGCAAAGACCCCTTCCAGCAAATGCTCAGCTCGCTCGCGCGCATCCGCCAGATCGCCATCGTCGCCTCCGTGGACCACATCCACGCGCCGCTGCTCTGGGACagcctgcgcgcgcagctctACAACTTCGTTTTCCACGACGTGACCAACTACGAGCCCTACGCCATCGAGGCCGCGTTCCAGGAGTCTGTACGGCTCAACCGCTCCGAGCTGCAGGCGGGCAGCAtcgacgccgcgcgctACGTTCTGGCCTCGCTGACCGCCAACTCGAAGCGCCTGTTCCGCCTGCTGTTGGAGACCGTCGTCGCCAACATGCAGTCTGCCAAGCGCATAAAACTGACAAACTCGCGCCGCGCAGGCATTTCTTTTGGTGTCCCGTTTTCCGCTTTCTACCAGGCCTGCGCCGCCCAGTTTGTGGCCTCCAATGAAATGTCCTTGCGCTCCATGCTCCGAGAGTTTGTCGAGCATAAAATGGCTCATCTGGCGAAGGACAAGGCCGGCCAGGAAATAGTCTACGTCAATTACTCCTTTGGCGAGATGCAGAAGCTATTGAGCGACGCCCTCTCCAGTGTATAG
- the RPC11 gene encoding DNA-directed RNA polymerase III core subunit RPC11 (Syntenic homolog of Saccharomyces cerevisiae YDR045C (RPC11)), with the protein MLSFCPYCNNMLPVSKGDSGVYRLGCPSCPYEFPIEGVEIYDRRNLPRKEVDDVLGGEGAWDNVDQTAVQCPQHETCGGEKAYFFQLQIRSADEPMTTFYKCVTCGHKWREN; encoded by the coding sequence ATGCTCTCGTTCTGCCCCTACTGCAACAACATGCTGCCCGTCAGCAAGGGCGACTCCGGCGTCTACCGCCTGGGCTGCCCCTCGTGCCCCTACGAGTTCCCCATCGAGGGCGTCGAGATCTACGACCGCCGCAACCTGCCGCGCAAGGAGGTCGACGACGTGCTCGGCGGCGAGGGCGCCTGGGACAACGTCGACCAGACCGCGGTGCAGTGCCCCCAGCACGAGACCTGCGGCGGCGAGAAGGCGTACTTCTTCCAGCTGCAGATCCGCTCCGCCGACGAGCCCATGACCACGTTCTACAAGTGTGTCACGTGCGGCCACAAGTGGCGCGAGAACTAG
- the HEM13 gene encoding coproporphyrinogen oxidase (Syntenic homolog of Saccharomyces cerevisiae YDR044W (HEM13)), with protein MASAHTPHMRERMEELVRRKQREITAAFEAIDTVKFKADSWERKEGGGGTSCVLQHGTTFEKAGVNVSVVHGELSPAAVSAMRAEHKNLHLPTDPVTGQPAAGVRFFACGISLVMHPVNPHAPTVHLNYRYFETWDAAGKPQTWWFGGGSDLTPSYLYEEDARLFHAAHKAALDRTDPALYPRFKKWCDEYFWIKHRGESRGIGGIFYDDADDREPETLLRMAEDCLDAFVPAYKTIMLRRKDMPYTAAEHEWQQIRRGRYVEFNLVLDRGTQFGLRTPGSRVESILMSLPVTARWEYDHHPAEGTREAALLEVLRHPREWVGE; from the coding sequence ATGGCATCCGCCCACACCCCCCACATGCGCGAGCGCATGGAAGAGCTCGTGCGCCGCAAGCAGCGCGAGATTACAGCCGCGTTCGAGGCGATCGACACGGTCAAGTTCAAGGCCGACTCCTGGGAGCGCAAGGAGGGTGGCGGCGGCACGTCGTGCGTGCTGCAGCACGGCACCACGTTCGAAAAGGCCGGCGTTAACGTCTCGGTAGTCCACGGCGAGCTGTCGCCGGCAGCCGTCAGTGCCATGCGGGCCGAGCACAAAAACCTGCACCTCCCCACGGACCCCGTGACCGGGCAGCCGGCGGCCGGCGTGCGCTTCTTCGCCTGCGGCATTTCTCTGGTGATGCACCCCGTGAACCCCCACGCGCCGACCGTGCACCTCAACTACCGCTACTTTGAGACGTGGGACGCGGCGGGCAAGCCGCAGACGTGGTGGTTCGGCGGCGGCTCGGACCTGACGCCAAGCTACCTGTACGAGGAGGACGCGCGGCTGTTCCACGCGGCGCACAAGGCCGCGCTGGACCGCACGGACCCCGCGCTGTACCCGCGGTTCAAGAAGTGGTGCGACGAGTACTTCTGGATCAAGCACCGGGGCGAGAGCCGCGGCATCGGCGGCATCTTCTACGACGACGCGGACGACCGCGAGCCGGagacgctgctgcggatGGCGGAGGACTGCCTGGACGCGTTCGTGCCGGCGTACAAGACGATCATGCTGCGCCGCAAGGACATGCCGTACACAGCCGCGGAGCACGAGTGGCAGCAGATCCGGCGCGGGCGGTACGTGGAGTTCAACCTGGTGCTGGACCGCGGGACGCAGTTCGGGCTGCGCACGCCCGGGTCGCGGGTGGAGTCGATCCTGATGTCGCTGCCGGTGACGGCGCGGTGGGAGTACGACCACCACCCCGCGGAGGGCACGCGCGaggcggcgctgctggaggtgcTGCGGCACCCGCGCGAGTGGGTCGGGGAGTGA